Proteins found in one Flavobacteriales bacterium genomic segment:
- a CDS encoding rhomboid family intramembrane serine protease has product MNRIEKIKIKYSIIFPTLFVALLWGIWLVMDALEMDPAPLGMSPRTLSGLIGILTSPLMHDPTDLDHLISNSFPLLVLGGCTYYFYRRVAFKVFFLIYALHGILLWLMGRPLIHIGASGLVYGLTCFLFFAGILRKDRTSVAVAMLVTFLYGSMMWGIFPLPNHVSWEAHLFGSVIGSLCAFLYWNVDLPPEPEWMHEEEEDDDDHPYPPGDPMHHPPTTHLHAPPLHVTYRIVPGSQKEGSHPQKSDE; this is encoded by the coding sequence TGTTTGTTGCATTGTTGTGGGGTATTTGGTTGGTGATGGACGCCCTGGAAATGGATCCGGCTCCTTTGGGAATGAGCCCACGTACCCTTTCGGGTCTGATCGGAATTTTAACGTCACCGCTGATGCATGATCCGACAGACCTGGATCATCTGATCTCCAATTCATTTCCTTTGCTCGTTTTGGGTGGATGTACCTATTATTTCTACCGAAGGGTGGCCTTTAAGGTATTCTTTCTCATTTATGCATTGCACGGTATCCTGCTATGGTTGATGGGGCGACCATTGATCCACATCGGCGCCAGTGGCCTGGTTTACGGGTTAACATGCTTTCTTTTCTTTGCAGGCATACTTCGGAAAGACCGGACCTCGGTTGCAGTTGCCATGCTGGTGACATTTCTCTATGGCAGTATGATGTGGGGCATCTTCCCTTTACCCAATCACGTATCCTGGGAGGCACATTTGTTTGGCTCGGTGATCGGGTCGCTCTGTGCTTTTCTGTATTGGAATGTGGATCTTCCACCTGAACCCGAATGGATGCATGAGGAAGAAGAGGACGATGATGACCATCCTTATCCCCCGGGTGATCCCATGCATCATCCACCAACGACACACCTCCATGCACCACCGCTTCACGTGACCTATCGCATTGTTCCGGGAAGCCAGAAGGAGGGTAGCCATCCCCAAAAGTCAGACGAATGA
- a CDS encoding Rieske 2Fe-2S domain-containing protein, with the protein MKFVNKIEWVQVYLALEAAERRIPLNGSEEVRIGARSFCMTRTPDGIFALGPKCPHQGFRLAGGKCEDGMLVCPLHRFAFDVKTGKGHGMHLDTFPVEIREDGVYVGVEKTVWEW; encoded by the coding sequence ATGAAGTTTGTAAATAAAATAGAATGGGTGCAGGTTTACCTTGCTCTTGAGGCTGCGGAAAGACGCATTCCCTTGAATGGTTCGGAAGAGGTTCGCATTGGCGCACGTTCATTTTGCATGACCCGCACACCCGACGGCATTTTTGCCCTCGGACCCAAATGTCCCCATCAGGGTTTCAGACTGGCCGGCGGCAAATGTGAAGATGGCATGCTGGTATGCCCCCTGCACAGATTTGCATTTGATGTGAAAACCGGAAAGGGCCACGGAATGCACCTGGATACTTTCCCCGTTGAGATCCGGGAAGACGGGGTCTATGTAGGCGTGGAGAAGACGGTTTGGGAGTGGTGA
- a CDS encoding MBL fold metallo-hydrolase gives MQLYSIPTGNFKLDGGAMFGVVPKSIWNRSNPADDNNMCSWAMRCMLVEEGDRLMLIDNGLGDKQSEKFFSYYFLHGDDSLEKSLKKLGYHHTDITDVFLTHLHFDHCGGSIKRKGENDFEPAFPNATYWSNKAHWEWAVHPNAREKASFLKENILPIQESGQLKFVEEGDVIFPGMSVLMVDGHTESMMIPHLEYKDRTVVFMADLLPSIGHIPLPYVMSYDVRPLITLEEKGKFLNEAVEKDYVLFFEHDPQHECCTLEMTDRGPRMKDVFDLNSL, from the coding sequence ATGCAACTATATTCCATACCCACAGGAAATTTCAAATTGGATGGCGGTGCCATGTTCGGTGTTGTGCCCAAGAGTATCTGGAACCGGAGCAACCCGGCTGATGACAACAACATGTGCTCATGGGCCATGCGTTGTATGCTGGTGGAAGAAGGCGATCGGTTGATGTTGATCGACAATGGTCTGGGAGACAAACAAAGCGAAAAGTTCTTCAGTTATTATTTCCTCCATGGCGATGACAGCCTCGAGAAATCGTTAAAAAAGCTCGGCTATCATCACACCGATATTACCGATGTTTTCCTGACACACCTTCACTTCGATCACTGTGGCGGAAGCATTAAACGCAAAGGAGAGAACGACTTCGAGCCTGCTTTTCCCAACGCAACCTATTGGTCTAACAAAGCGCACTGGGAATGGGCGGTACACCCCAATGCCCGGGAGAAAGCCTCATTTTTAAAAGAAAACATCCTACCAATCCAGGAAAGCGGGCAATTGAAATTTGTGGAAGAAGGTGATGTCATCTTTCCGGGCATGTCGGTATTGATGGTGGATGGACATACCGAGTCTATGATGATCCCGCATCTTGAATACAAAGACCGTACTGTGGTATTTATGGCCGACCTGCTCCCGTCCATCGGTCACATCCCCCTGCCGTATGTCATGAGCTATGACGTACGTCCCCTCATCACCCTTGAAGAAAAAGGCAAATTTTTAAATGAAGCGGTGGAGAAAGATTATGTATTGTTTTTCGAACATGATCCCCAGCATGAATGCTGCACCCTTGAAATGACGGACCGCGGACCGCGAATGAAGGACGTGTTTGACTTAAATAGTTTGTAG
- a CDS encoding peptidoglycan synthetase yields the protein MKVHFIAIGGSAMHNLALALHSMGNEVTGSDDQIFEPSRTRLEVAGLLPEKMGWDPTRINKDVDAVILGMHARPDNPELLKAQEMGMNIYSYPEYIAHVAANKKRVVIGGSHGKTTITSMILHVLKSVNMDCDYLVGAQLEGFDRMVKLSDAPLIVIEGDEYLSSPIDRRPKFHWYKPHIALVSGIAWDHINVFPTFENYLDQFLQFIALIEKDGVLIYNNEDEHLRALVDGMTNDIRLEPYGCPDHDIRDGKTFLRTLHGSVELQVFGRHNLHNINGAYHVCSELGVSDPDFFKAIATFRGAAKRLELIASSDNATVYKDFAHAPSKLKAAVSAVGEQYPDRELVAVMELHTFSSLNKDFLKQYTGTMNPADRAFVYYNPETLAHKKLETISPDQVKEAFGRPDLEVYTSSGDLLKTLRNISWKGKNLLLMTSGNFDGVDLNAFGKEVLAD from the coding sequence ATGAAAGTACATTTTATAGCTATCGGAGGAAGTGCCATGCATAATCTTGCATTGGCGCTCCATAGCATGGGAAATGAAGTGACAGGTTCGGATGATCAGATCTTTGAGCCATCCAGAACACGCCTTGAAGTTGCAGGACTCCTCCCGGAGAAGATGGGATGGGATCCCACCCGTATTAATAAAGATGTGGATGCAGTGATCCTTGGTATGCATGCAAGGCCAGACAATCCGGAGCTACTCAAGGCACAGGAAATGGGTATGAATATATACTCATATCCGGAATACATCGCCCATGTGGCAGCAAATAAAAAGCGGGTGGTGATCGGCGGCAGCCACGGCAAGACGACTATAACGAGTATGATCCTGCATGTGCTGAAATCGGTGAATATGGATTGCGACTACCTTGTTGGTGCACAGCTGGAGGGCTTTGACCGTATGGTGAAGCTAAGCGACGCCCCGTTAATTGTGATTGAAGGAGATGAGTACCTGTCGTCCCCGATAGACCGCAGGCCGAAGTTTCACTGGTACAAACCACATATCGCCCTGGTAAGCGGCATTGCCTGGGATCATATCAATGTCTTCCCCACCTTTGAAAACTACCTTGATCAGTTCCTGCAGTTCATCGCGTTGATTGAAAAAGACGGCGTGCTGATCTACAATAATGAAGATGAACATTTAAGAGCCCTTGTTGATGGCATGACAAATGACATCAGGCTGGAACCCTACGGTTGCCCGGATCATGATATCAGGGATGGCAAAACATTCCTTCGTACGTTGCATGGATCTGTAGAATTACAAGTATTCGGACGTCATAACCTTCATAATATCAATGGTGCCTATCACGTGTGCTCGGAACTGGGGGTATCGGATCCCGACTTTTTCAAGGCCATTGCTACTTTCCGGGGAGCGGCAAAACGACTGGAACTGATAGCTTCATCAGATAATGCGACGGTGTACAAGGATTTTGCCCATGCCCCGTCCAAACTCAAAGCGGCCGTATCTGCTGTGGGCGAGCAATACCCCGACCGAGAACTGGTAGCTGTTATGGAGTTGCATACCTTTAGCAGTCTGAATAAAGATTTCCTGAAGCAATATACAGGCACTATGAATCCCGCCGACCGGGCATTTGTATACTACAATCCGGAAACCCTCGCCCATAAGAAACTGGAGACGATCTCACCGGATCAGGTAAAGGAAGCATTCGGCAGGCCGGACCTCGAGGTCTACACGTCGTCCGGTGATCTTCTGAAAACATTAAGGAATATTTCCTGGAAAGGAAAAAACCTGTTGCTTATGACATCAGGGAACTTTGATGGGGTAGACCTGAATGCGTTTGGAAAGGAAGTTCTGGCAGACTAA
- the maf gene encoding septum formation protein Maf, producing the protein MPSILPDSKHLILASASPRRSQLLKEMDVPFSVSPVDVEEVWPDDLETDKIAVYLSRLKASAFPSELLKKDTIVMAADTIVLLDGKVLGKPMDRDDAIRMLQELSGRMHEVITGVTLRDTDRYHDFSDLTKVYFGELSQTEIETYVDTYKPFDKAGSYGVQEWIGHVVIDRIEGSYTNVMGLPTAKVYKALRELRIKNEELRMK; encoded by the coding sequence ATGCCTTCCATCCTGCCGGATTCCAAACACCTGATCCTGGCGTCCGCCTCACCAAGACGTTCCCAATTACTGAAAGAAATGGATGTACCCTTTTCTGTCTCGCCGGTAGATGTTGAGGAGGTGTGGCCCGATGATCTGGAAACAGACAAGATCGCTGTGTACCTCAGCCGTCTGAAAGCTTCTGCATTTCCTTCGGAGCTGTTAAAGAAAGATACCATTGTGATGGCTGCAGATACCATTGTTTTGCTGGATGGAAAGGTACTTGGCAAACCTATGGATCGGGATGATGCCATACGTATGCTTCAGGAACTTTCAGGAAGAATGCATGAGGTGATCACGGGTGTGACCCTGCGAGATACGGATCGCTACCATGATTTCTCGGACCTAACCAAAGTTTATTTCGGTGAGCTTTCACAAACTGAAATCGAGACGTATGTGGACACCTACAAACCATTTGATAAAGCCGGCTCCTATGGTGTCCAGGAATGGATAGGTCATGTCGTTATCGACCGTATCGAAGGCTCTTACACCAATGTCATGGGATTGCCTACGGCCAAAGTTTACAAAGCCTTAAGGGAATTAAGAATTAAGAATGAAGAATTAAGAATGAAGTGA
- a CDS encoding geranylgeranylglycerol-phosphate geranylgeranyltransferase, protein GALLKLIRWPNLMIIAATMALIRYMLIAPMLAVNEIELQQGTLSFWLLVASTLFIAAAGNMINDYFDRDADAVNKPEKVVVGKRISEGAVMNIYLAFNVAGLLLAVYPALELDMLNLILVQLVVCGLLWFYSSTFKGTAIVGNLIVATLSGLIPLLAGMYEWMYEAKKLELYWFNFDFIWGYALFAFLLTWVREIVKDMEDYQGDLSAGLSTLPLIAGKGVARGMALILTIVIIICAGVVMKEQYRAADNTSFYYFLFLIQLPLTALFIMITRAKEQREYHRASSWSKWIMVLGLLYTIVIWYSLQ, encoded by the coding sequence GGCGCACTCCTTAAACTGATCCGTTGGCCCAACCTTATGATCATTGCCGCTACCATGGCTTTGATCCGGTATATGCTGATCGCACCTATGCTCGCAGTCAATGAGATCGAACTGCAACAGGGCACGTTGAGTTTCTGGTTACTCGTTGCCTCTACCCTGTTCATTGCAGCGGCAGGCAATATGATCAACGACTACTTCGATCGTGATGCAGATGCGGTGAACAAACCGGAGAAGGTGGTTGTGGGTAAGCGCATCTCCGAAGGTGCGGTCATGAATATTTATCTCGCTTTCAATGTTGCAGGTTTACTTCTGGCGGTTTATCCGGCCCTGGAGCTGGATATGCTTAACCTGATCCTTGTGCAACTCGTGGTATGTGGTCTTCTTTGGTTTTACTCCAGCACTTTCAAGGGAACCGCGATCGTAGGCAACCTGATCGTGGCCACATTATCCGGACTCATACCCCTGCTCGCAGGGATGTACGAATGGATGTACGAGGCTAAGAAACTGGAATTGTACTGGTTCAATTTTGACTTTATCTGGGGCTATGCCCTCTTTGCTTTCCTTCTTACCTGGGTGCGTGAGATCGTCAAGGATATGGAAGACTATCAGGGTGATCTGAGCGCCGGGTTGAGCACCTTGCCGTTGATAGCAGGAAAAGGTGTTGCCCGTGGGATGGCACTCATCTTAACCATTGTCATTATCATATGCGCCGGGGTGGTTATGAAGGAACAATACAGGGCTGCAGATAACACCAGCTTTTATTATTTTCTTTTCCTGATTCAGTTACCGCTGACTGCTCTGTTCATCATGATAACCCGTGCAAAAGAACAACGGGAATATCACCGGGCAAGCTCATGGTCCAAGTGGATCATGGTGCTGGGTCTGCTCTATACAATTGTGATATGGTACAGTCTGCAATAA